A genomic stretch from Desulfotignum balticum DSM 7044 includes:
- a CDS encoding DEAD/DEAH box helicase encodes MKPGADKGLKRVFEKIGVPDDKPFTPDPFQIEAIDAVQEADCLVTAPTGAGKTWIAEEATRNCLAKKGRIWYATPLKALTNSIHARFSQLFGEENVGILTGDIKENADADVIIGTTEILRNQLYDAMYTGEDLNCDLIILDEAHYLGDAERGVVWEEIMIYLPVRIPLLLLSATIGNPDQIAGWLTAIRGRTCRIVENKRRPVPLHPIFLHPSGTLYPLLKKTAGPGEARLHDKVYKFASIKKPPVLAPPGRLPDFGDILTLMERYDLLPAIFFLKSRAECDNALKLCRNDLLNKTPQKKAALKATIEELVAGNPHLAAHPHRRDLEEKGCAAHHSGHLPAWKVVVETLMAKGLLNAMFATSTVAAGVNFPARSVVILNSDRFNGVDFQTLSPSEFQQMAGRAGRRGMDNIGFALVLPGKFMDLKGIAGLVNAPALNVDSQIKIDFSMVLNLLLSHTPEQVRTLLDHSFASYLIAAGEKRSKAARKRFGQDLALLWNDFLAHMDFLANEGFITRDGNLTEDGLWASKLRIDSPLLVAQGIRENLLPDRDPALLAAIMAAFVNEKEFKDDPLVEGALPKRLKQGFLEIRKGLKPFALKLLSSGFSAPNLFVQPAVLMYGWAHDTPWDELMTGSDYAEGDFARLILRTAENLRQIAKIGDSFPNVARTAAEAVDMILKEPVITQYH; translated from the coding sequence ATGAAGCCCGGTGCGGACAAAGGACTCAAACGCGTCTTTGAAAAGATCGGGGTACCTGACGACAAACCCTTTACACCGGATCCGTTCCAGATCGAAGCCATTGACGCTGTTCAGGAAGCAGACTGCCTGGTGACCGCTCCCACAGGGGCCGGCAAAACCTGGATTGCCGAGGAAGCCACCCGGAACTGCCTGGCCAAAAAAGGCCGGATCTGGTATGCCACCCCGCTCAAAGCCCTGACCAACTCCATCCATGCCCGGTTTTCCCAGCTGTTCGGTGAAGAAAATGTCGGCATTCTCACCGGTGATATCAAGGAAAATGCCGATGCCGACGTGATCATCGGCACCACGGAAATCCTGAGAAACCAGCTCTACGATGCCATGTACACCGGAGAAGACCTGAACTGCGACCTGATCATCCTGGACGAGGCCCATTATTTAGGGGATGCGGAACGCGGGGTGGTGTGGGAAGAGATCATGATCTATCTGCCGGTGCGCATTCCATTGCTTTTGCTGTCCGCCACCATCGGCAACCCGGACCAGATCGCCGGCTGGCTGACCGCCATCCGGGGCCGCACCTGCCGCATCGTGGAAAACAAACGGCGGCCCGTGCCGTTGCACCCCATATTTCTGCATCCTTCCGGCACGTTGTACCCGCTGCTTAAAAAGACCGCCGGTCCGGGTGAAGCCAGGCTTCATGATAAAGTGTACAAGTTTGCCAGCATCAAAAAACCGCCGGTCCTGGCGCCGCCGGGAAGACTGCCCGATTTCGGGGATATCCTGACGCTCATGGAGCGGTATGACCTGTTGCCGGCCATCTTTTTTTTAAAATCCCGGGCTGAATGCGACAATGCCCTGAAACTGTGCCGCAATGATCTGCTCAACAAAACACCGCAAAAAAAAGCGGCCCTGAAAGCGACCATTGAGGAACTGGTGGCAGGCAATCCCCACCTGGCCGCCCACCCCCACCGCCGGGACCTGGAAGAAAAAGGCTGTGCCGCCCACCACAGCGGGCATCTGCCTGCCTGGAAAGTGGTGGTGGAGACGTTGATGGCCAAAGGACTGCTCAATGCCATGTTTGCCACCTCTACGGTGGCGGCAGGCGTCAACTTTCCGGCCCGGTCCGTGGTGATTCTGAATTCCGACCGGTTCAATGGTGTGGATTTCCAGACGTTAAGCCCCAGTGAATTTCAGCAGATGGCCGGCCGGGCCGGCCGCCGGGGCATGGACAATATCGGATTCGCCCTGGTGCTGCCCGGCAAGTTCATGGATCTGAAGGGCATTGCCGGCCTGGTGAACGCTCCGGCTTTGAATGTGGACAGCCAGATCAAAATCGATTTTTCCATGGTACTGAACCTGTTGCTTTCACACACGCCGGAACAGGTGAGAACGCTTTTGGACCACTCGTTTGCCTCTTACCTGATCGCAGCCGGCGAAAAACGATCCAAAGCGGCCAGAAAGCGGTTCGGCCAGGACCTGGCATTGTTGTGGAACGATTTTCTGGCACACATGGATTTCCTGGCAAATGAAGGATTCATCACCCGGGACGGGAACCTGACCGAGGACGGTTTGTGGGCTTCCAAGCTCAGAATCGACTCTCCGCTGCTGGTGGCCCAGGGCATCCGGGAAAACCTGCTGCCGGACCGGGATCCGGCCCTGCTGGCTGCCATTATGGCCGCGTTTGTCAATGAAAAAGAATTCAAAGATGACCCGCTGGTTGAAGGCGCCCTTCCCAAACGACTTAAACAAGGCTTTCTGGAGATTCGCAAAGGATTGAAACCCTTTGCCCTGAAACTGCTGTCCAGCGGATTTTCCGCGCCCAACCTCTTTGTCCAGCCCGCGGTTCTCATGTATGGCTGGGCCCATGACACGCCCTGGGACGAACTGATGACCGGATCCGATTACGCGGAAGGGGATTTTGCCCGGCTGATTCTGCGCACTGCGGAAAACCTGCGTCAGATCGCCAAAATTGGCGACAGCTTTCCCAACGTGGCCAGAACGGCGGCTGAAGCCGTGGACATGATTCTCAAAGAACCGGTGATCACCCAGTACCATTAA
- a CDS encoding GntR family transcriptional regulator: MVQTQTTQNKSDLTFKAYMAIRQMLFYNEIQPGQKIKYKDLATRIGVSMTPVIQALKWLEFHNIVRHESNKGYYINEVSVKEITEIYDTRLLLEVSLVPGIIGHLNDQGIRKLAATLDAYKAAVAEDNYHKRIMTDMKFHMTLAALSKCHIQVKMLQELFDILLLRYNQNLFYLSMTGTSLAEHEDIFNSIKKRDQVRLEASLKFHVDTVRNHITQGMSRLVPDKKESF; encoded by the coding sequence ATGGTGCAGACACAAACAACCCAGAACAAATCGGATCTGACATTCAAAGCATATATGGCGATCCGGCAGATGCTGTTCTACAATGAAATCCAGCCGGGCCAGAAAATCAAATACAAGGACCTGGCCACACGAATCGGGGTCAGCATGACGCCGGTGATCCAGGCATTGAAGTGGCTGGAATTTCATAACATCGTCCGGCATGAATCCAACAAGGGCTATTATATCAATGAAGTCAGCGTCAAGGAAATCACGGAAATCTATGACACAAGGCTGCTTCTGGAAGTGTCTCTGGTTCCGGGTATCATCGGGCATCTGAATGACCAGGGGATCAGAAAGCTGGCAGCCACCCTTGACGCCTACAAGGCAGCCGTGGCTGAAGACAATTACCATAAGCGGATCATGACGGACATGAAATTTCACATGACCCTGGCCGCGCTTTCAAAATGCCACATACAGGTAAAAATGCTCCAGGAACTGTTTGATATTTTATTGCTGCGGTATAATCAGAATCTTTTTTACCTGAGCATGACCGGCACATCCCTGGCAGAGCATGAAGATATTTTCAACAGCATCAAAAAACGGGATCAGGTCCGGCTGGAAGCATCATTGAAGTTTCATGTGGACACAGTCAGAAACCATATCACCCAAGGGATGAGCCGGCTGGTTCCAGACAAAAAAGAGTCTTTCTGA
- a CDS encoding TAXI family TRAP transporter solute-binding subunit gives MKKAKIGLTLLFMVCLLVLPSAGMSDDTQLTTPATLTWVAGGVGGGWYVQAGGIARMITEAEPKLILKVVPGGGVVNPVRVSSGKDDLGWGITFVDKMAYKGMAPLFKTANPNVRSVGGIFGTYYIHFVAGHDQGLNTLSEMADMVKAGKAIKVAMPMKGTSDLPLIENILNFHGISSQDIDKAGGKIFQAGYADMISLYKDRHVDFVFTHLALPAAAITEMMVSRSSTLLSVSDDCIDTLADDLGTLPTASGKQIIPSDTYKGQATDVSTVVSTGELLIGSHVSDVVAYTITRILCEQVEELHAINNANQTFIPEQGWANVAVPLHPGAKKYYQEAGYMK, from the coding sequence ATGAAAAAAGCGAAGATCGGTCTGACACTGTTATTTATGGTGTGTTTGCTGGTGCTGCCGAGTGCGGGTATGTCTGATGATACCCAGTTGACGACACCGGCCACCTTGACCTGGGTAGCCGGCGGTGTGGGCGGCGGCTGGTATGTCCAGGCAGGCGGTATTGCCAGGATGATCACGGAAGCCGAGCCCAAACTCATCTTAAAGGTGGTGCCGGGCGGCGGGGTGGTGAATCCGGTTCGGGTATCCAGCGGCAAGGATGACTTAGGATGGGGAATTACGTTTGTGGATAAAATGGCATATAAAGGGATGGCGCCATTGTTTAAAACCGCCAATCCGAATGTCAGATCCGTGGGAGGTATTTTCGGCACCTATTATATCCATTTTGTGGCCGGCCATGATCAGGGCCTCAACACCCTGTCTGAAATGGCGGACATGGTCAAAGCCGGCAAGGCCATCAAGGTGGCCATGCCCATGAAAGGGACATCGGACCTGCCGTTGATCGAAAATATCCTTAATTTTCACGGGATTTCTTCCCAGGACATCGATAAGGCGGGTGGCAAGATATTTCAGGCCGGGTATGCCGACATGATCAGCCTTTACAAAGACCGGCATGTGGATTTCGTCTTTACCCATCTGGCTCTGCCGGCCGCAGCCATCACCGAGATGATGGTCAGCCGTTCCAGCACCCTTCTTTCGGTTTCAGATGATTGTATCGATACCCTGGCCGATGACCTGGGAACCCTGCCCACCGCTTCGGGAAAACAGATTATCCCTTCGGATACCTACAAGGGCCAGGCAACGGATGTATCTACCGTGGTGAGTACGGGCGAACTGTTGATCGGCAGCCATGTGTCTGATGTTGTGGCATATACCATCACCCGGATTTTATGTGAACAGGTGGAGGAACTGCATGCCATCAACAACGCCAACCAGACCTTTATCCCGGAACAGGGATGGGCCAATGTGGCGGTTCCCCTGCATCCGGGAGCAAAAAAGTATTATCAAGAAGCCGGATACATGAAATAA
- a CDS encoding TRAP transporter permease yields MRKLWGWKGTVIGTWLTVVSVFAIYTATFGVMQPRIQRGVHLLFLLPMAFILFPATRRSPVDRIPFYDWILAILALLPPFYLILNNDALSMRLEFIDPLTTLEMVLGGLNILLLLEAIRRAVVPAMTILIVVFLSYLYAAPYMGGVFFAKPLPLSELIEMQYLITDTGIYGAITGISATFVALFVIFGAFMESTQTGKFFTDLACRLAGRSRGGPAKVAVISSSFFGSISGVAAANVYATGTFTIPMMKRLGFRPQFAGAVEAVSSSGGQYMPPIMGAGAFVMSEITGIPYLQVCIAAALPALLYYTSLIIRVHFIAVKDNVKGMKEEDMLVPVSTIIRDTYLLLPIVGLVAMLLMGYSVFMGAMGAIVSSFVISFFKKKTAMTPVRLFEALKSAGQKMIMIALACAGAGMVVAIVTHTGLALGIATVINHWSGGFLLPALVLIMGTSLILGMGMPCTPAYIIAVTIGGPALVTLGTDLLASHLLVFYCAILAEVTPPVCIPAYCAASIAGSKPLQTGFEAFKLAIVAFLIPLIFIYNPALLLNGTLVEIISLVLVLLIAVVFLSAALTGYFFTILSLFQRTIMAAAAIGAFVFCAHPDLVGRPMTLAAATLAIVGFFVWLFLRSRATDPVTDNT; encoded by the coding sequence GTGAGAAAGTTATGGGGATGGAAAGGAACAGTGATCGGCACATGGCTGACCGTGGTCTCGGTATTTGCCATTTACACGGCAACCTTCGGGGTCATGCAGCCACGGATTCAGCGGGGAGTTCATCTGCTGTTTTTGCTGCCCATGGCTTTTATCCTGTTTCCTGCCACCCGGCGGTCCCCGGTTGACCGGATTCCTTTTTATGACTGGATTCTGGCAATTCTGGCACTGCTGCCGCCTTTTTATCTGATCCTGAACAATGATGCCTTGAGCATGCGGCTGGAATTTATCGATCCTTTGACCACACTGGAGATGGTGTTAGGGGGATTGAACATTCTGCTGCTGCTCGAGGCGATCCGCCGGGCCGTGGTGCCGGCCATGACCATTCTGATCGTGGTGTTTCTTTCATACCTGTATGCAGCCCCCTATATGGGCGGGGTGTTCTTTGCAAAACCCCTGCCGCTGTCAGAACTCATAGAAATGCAGTACCTGATCACAGATACGGGCATCTATGGGGCCATCACCGGTATTTCCGCCACGTTTGTGGCCTTGTTTGTCATCTTCGGGGCATTTATGGAGAGCACCCAGACCGGGAAATTTTTCACGGACCTGGCGTGCCGCCTGGCCGGCAGAAGCCGGGGCGGGCCCGCCAAAGTCGCGGTGATCAGCAGTTCTTTTTTCGGGTCCATCAGCGGGGTGGCCGCGGCAAATGTCTATGCCACGGGCACCTTTACCATCCCCATGATGAAACGGCTGGGGTTTCGGCCCCAGTTTGCCGGGGCCGTGGAAGCGGTTTCCTCCAGCGGCGGGCAGTACATGCCGCCCATCATGGGGGCCGGGGCTTTTGTGATGTCGGAAATTACGGGCATCCCCTATCTGCAGGTATGTATCGCCGCAGCACTGCCGGCACTGCTCTACTACACCAGCCTGATCATCCGGGTCCATTTTATCGCGGTCAAGGACAATGTAAAAGGCATGAAGGAAGAGGACATGCTGGTCCCTGTTTCCACCATTATCAGGGATACTTATCTGCTGCTTCCCATTGTCGGCCTGGTGGCCATGCTGCTGATGGGGTATTCGGTTTTCATGGGGGCCATGGGTGCGATCGTGAGTTCGTTTGTCATCAGTTTTTTTAAAAAGAAAACCGCCATGACGCCGGTCAGGCTGTTTGAAGCACTGAAATCGGCCGGTCAGAAGATGATCATGATTGCCCTGGCCTGTGCCGGTGCCGGCATGGTGGTGGCAATTGTCACCCATACCGGGCTGGCCCTGGGCATTGCCACGGTGATCAACCACTGGTCCGGGGGATTTCTGCTGCCGGCCCTGGTGCTGATCATGGGAACCTCTTTGATTCTGGGCATGGGCATGCCCTGTACCCCGGCCTATATCATCGCCGTGACCATCGGAGGCCCGGCCCTGGTGACCCTGGGTACGGATCTTCTGGCATCCCATCTGCTGGTTTTTTACTGTGCCATCCTGGCGGAAGTCACGCCACCCGTGTGCATCCCTGCGTATTGTGCCGCGTCCATTGCCGGATCCAAGCCGCTGCAGACCGGATTCGAGGCCTTTAAGCTGGCCATTGTGGCATTTTTGATTCCCTTGATTTTTATTTACAACCCGGCACTGCTTTTAAATGGAACCCTGGTGGAAATCATATCCCTGGTGCTGGTGCTGCTCATTGCCGTTGTGTTTTTATCCGCCGCCCTCACCGGCTATTTTTTTACCATACTGAGCCTCTTTCAAAGGACCATCATGGCGGCTGCCGCCATCGGGGCGTTTGTTTTCTGTGCCCACCCGGACCTGGTGGGCCGGCCAATGACACTGGCAGCCGCCACCCTGGCAATCGTTGGGTTTTTTGTGTGGCTTTTTCTGCGGTCCCGGGCAACGGATCCGGTGACTGACAACACCTGA
- a CDS encoding NAD(P)/FAD-dependent oxidoreductase: protein MGSGIFHIVIIGGGVIGTSIAWHLAKKAARVTLIESHDLASGSSGACDGLVFMQSKKPGIHLGLAMESLKRFHLLKKELPVDIEFRQTGGRVIIQTPAQYPAMEKFVREQKDIGLEVCLMDAKQTLAAEPFLSPDIYGSTWSSLDARVNPINLTLGFALGAKKNHARILTRTKVLGIHTKNNRVTGVATTHGDIAADSVVNAAGAGAGRICQMVKIDLPIAPRRGQIVVTQAARPMISSCMISAGYIAVKYDPSLAAEQGEGMSMEQTDNGNLLLGSTREFAGFCTENTMPGIRRIISRTTEVLPALKYLQVIRTFAGLRPYTPDGLPILGPVPSLEGFFMAAGHEGDGIALSPITGELMADMVLGQKTAISLAPFSPERFITQKGQAHE from the coding sequence ATGGGTTCCGGAATTTTTCACATTGTGATCATCGGCGGTGGTGTCATCGGCACTTCCATTGCCTGGCACCTGGCAAAAAAAGCGGCCCGGGTCACTCTTATCGAATCCCATGACCTGGCATCCGGGAGCTCCGGGGCCTGCGACGGCCTGGTGTTCATGCAGTCCAAAAAGCCCGGCATCCACCTGGGTCTGGCCATGGAAAGCCTGAAGCGGTTTCATTTGTTGAAAAAAGAGCTGCCTGTGGACATTGAATTCAGGCAGACCGGGGGCCGGGTGATCATCCAGACTCCGGCACAATATCCGGCCATGGAAAAATTTGTCAGGGAACAAAAGGATATCGGCCTGGAAGTCTGCCTGATGGATGCAAAACAAACCCTGGCGGCGGAACCTTTTTTATCTCCTGATATTTACGGCTCCACCTGGTCTTCCCTGGATGCCCGGGTCAATCCCATCAATCTGACGCTGGGGTTTGCACTGGGTGCGAAAAAAAATCATGCCCGGATCCTGACCCGGACCAAGGTGCTGGGAATTCACACAAAAAATAACCGGGTGACCGGGGTTGCCACCACACACGGAGATATTGCAGCAGATTCGGTGGTCAATGCCGCCGGTGCCGGGGCGGGGCGTATCTGTCAGATGGTAAAAATCGACCTGCCAATCGCACCGCGGCGGGGACAGATCGTGGTGACCCAGGCGGCGCGCCCCATGATTTCCAGTTGTATGATTTCAGCCGGATACATTGCAGTCAAATATGATCCGTCCCTGGCCGCAGAACAGGGAGAAGGCATGTCCATGGAGCAGACAGACAACGGAAACCTGCTGCTGGGATCCACCCGGGAATTTGCAGGGTTTTGCACAGAAAACACCATGCCTGGTATTCGCCGGATTATATCACGGACCACTGAGGTACTGCCGGCCCTGAAATACCTTCAGGTGATCCGGACCTTTGCCGGTCTCCGGCCCTATACCCCGGACGGCCTGCCCATCCTGGGACCGGTGCCGTCCCTGGAAGGGTTTTTCATGGCAGCCGGCCACGAGGGAGACGGTATTGCCCTGTCCCCGATCACAGGAGAACTGATGGCAGATATGGTCCTGGGACAAAAAACCGCCATCTCTCTGGCACCGTTTTCTCCGGAACGGTTTATAACCCAGAAAGGACAGGCCCATGAATAA
- a CDS encoding (2Fe-2S)-binding protein, with amino-acid sequence MNNADTDLRISSANRGTKITLQVDGVPCTAYEGETVHAALLAEGIRVLRIAGKTGEPRGIFCGMGICYECRVTINGVPDQLACMTLATDGMQIETR; translated from the coding sequence ATGAATAATGCGGATACAGACCTGCGGATTTCTTCGGCAAACCGGGGCACAAAAATTACCCTGCAGGTGGACGGGGTTCCCTGTACTGCCTATGAGGGGGAAACTGTTCATGCCGCTTTGCTGGCCGAAGGAATCCGTGTCTTGCGGATTGCCGGAAAAACCGGTGAGCCCCGGGGAATTTTCTGCGGTATGGGCATCTGCTATGAATGCCGGGTCACCATCAACGGTGTCCCGGACCAACTGGCCTGCATGACCCTGGCAACCGACGGCATGCAGATTGAAACCCGATGA
- a CDS encoding NAD(P)/FAD-dependent oxidoreductase, whose product MKQAYDVVIVGSGVAGIAAANTLAGHGLEILVIDENPQAGGQILRQHCRVTDGFWEFDPRLERSGRTVSTQKIVQSLRPVPRPKGITCVHQARVLGIFPDRQLLVHVPDPLCPGSSVSGCMMEIDAGYLLLATGARERFLPFKGWTLPGVMSLGAAQILMKSSGILPARHTLIAGTSPLQTVLALEILKNKGNVTAILDENHFAKKLGLLPLLKHHGFLAGEGAMQMLSLMIRKVRFRQGVRVTEARGKNEVTAVVTADLDRKGNKIPGTSQIYSASALAVGHGFSPNIELPVQAGCALDYDADRGGWVVRVDHALETSVVKVYAAGEITGIAGAGKSFVEGKLAALSILEKLGKKTGPDRYAQKLVRMQKQQRGYASFLNQLCQVPASAYEAIDDDVLICRCEEISMGEIRKQIAKGFVTTGSLKKATRCGMGRCQGRICQPVLFDILLALTGQTPDQTGSPSFRAPVKNVPMAAFLHP is encoded by the coding sequence ATGAAGCAGGCGTATGATGTGGTGATCGTGGGCTCCGGGGTCGCCGGTATTGCCGCGGCCAATACCCTGGCCGGTCATGGCCTGGAAATTCTTGTCATTGATGAGAACCCCCAGGCCGGTGGCCAGATACTCAGACAACATTGCCGGGTTACAGACGGGTTCTGGGAATTTGACCCGCGTCTTGAAAGATCCGGCAGGACGGTGTCAACCCAAAAAATTGTTCAAAGCCTGAGGCCGGTCCCGCGGCCCAAAGGGATTACCTGTGTGCATCAGGCCCGGGTACTGGGCATTTTTCCGGACCGGCAACTGCTGGTGCATGTGCCGGACCCCCTGTGTCCGGGCAGTTCAGTATCCGGATGTATGATGGAGATTGATGCCGGATACCTGTTGCTGGCCACGGGTGCCAGGGAGCGGTTTTTGCCGTTTAAAGGATGGACCCTGCCCGGGGTGATGTCCTTGGGAGCGGCCCAGATCCTGATGAAAAGTTCGGGTATCCTGCCGGCCCGGCACACCCTGATTGCCGGCACCAGCCCGCTTCAAACGGTTCTGGCCCTGGAGATTCTCAAAAACAAAGGAAACGTGACCGCGATTCTGGATGAAAACCATTTTGCGAAAAAACTGGGTCTGCTGCCGCTTTTGAAACACCATGGATTCCTGGCAGGGGAGGGGGCCATGCAGATGCTCAGCCTGATGATCCGAAAGGTGAGGTTTCGCCAGGGAGTCCGGGTGACGGAAGCCAGAGGGAAAAATGAAGTAACGGCTGTCGTGACCGCCGACCTTGACAGAAAAGGAAACAAGATCCCCGGTACCTCTCAGATTTACTCCGCCAGTGCACTGGCAGTGGGGCATGGGTTCTCTCCCAACATCGAGCTGCCGGTCCAGGCCGGATGCGCCCTGGATTACGATGCCGACCGGGGCGGGTGGGTGGTCCGGGTGGATCATGCCCTTGAAACATCGGTGGTTAAAGTGTATGCCGCAGGAGAGATCACAGGTATTGCCGGGGCTGGAAAATCCTTTGTGGAGGGAAAACTGGCCGCGTTGTCAATTCTGGAAAAACTGGGAAAAAAAACCGGGCCGGATCGTTATGCGCAAAAACTGGTCCGGATGCAGAAACAGCAGCGGGGCTATGCATCATTTTTAAATCAGCTGTGCCAGGTGCCTGCATCCGCTTATGAGGCTATTGACGATGATGTCCTGATCTGCCGATGCGAAGAAATCTCCATGGGAGAGATCAGAAAACAGATTGCCAAAGGGTTTGTGACAACAGGCAGCCTGAAAAAAGCCACCCGATGCGGCATGGGACGGTGCCAGGGCCGGATCTGCCAGCCGGTCCTGTTTGACATCCTCCTGGCCCTGACCGGCCAGACCCCGGACCAGACAGGCAGCCCTTCTTTCCGGGCCCCGGTAAAAAATGTTCCCATGGCAGCGTTTTTACACCCATGA